CTTTTTCTTTTTTCTGTAAAATCATCGTCAAGAAGCGTAAAATTTTACCTTTCGCTTTTTGTTATTTCAATTTTTGTTGCGCTGGGCGCAAACAATCCCGTTTTTGGTTTTATAATAAAAGCTTTTCCTTTTCTTAAAGCTTTCAGGTATCCCGCGACAATTCTTTACCTGAGCGTTTTTGCAGTCGCCGCATCCGCCGGATATGCGCTCGGCGCTCTGCGGGTTTCAAAAAAAATCAAAATTCTTCTTGTTTTCGCGGTTTTTATTGAGCTTTTTATAACCGGTCAAAAATTCAATAATAAATTAGATAAAAGAATATTCACAGTTTACTGCGATAAAATAAATTTCTTGAGAAAACAAGACGGTTTTTTCAGATATTTTGTTTCACCTAAAACTACCGCTGCCAGAACAGATTACGATTGGAGCGCCTGGAAAGATAATCTTTACGGTGACACTGGCCTCCCTTTCGGCCTTTATAACGCCGCCGGACAAAACATAGAGCTGACGGATTATAATGAGTTCTCTCGTCGGCTTTATAGTTCGGGCAATGCTGACAAAGCACAGAAACTTCTTTCAATTATGAGCGTCAGATTTTTGCTGGCTGATTACAAAATTGAATCCGAACAATGGAAGCTTAGTTTTGAAAATCCGAAAGCCCTGTATAATGTGCGTATTTATGAAAACAAAGCTTTTCTCCCGCGGGTTTATTTTGCGGATAAAGCAAAAGTTCTGACTAAAGATAAAATTCTTGATTATATGGAGTCTGACGCGTTTAATCCGCGCGATGAAGTCGTACTCCAAAAAGAGGTTCGGGCGACAACTGAAAATGTTAATATCGGTAAAATTGCCAAAGCTGTTATTACAGAGGACATAATAAATGAAATTTCCGTTACGGTCTATGCTCCGCGGGACGCGTGGCTCGTTATGACCGACGCTTTTTATCCCGGCTGGAAGGCCTCCGTTGACGGTAAAAAAACGGAAATACTAAAAGCAAATTATTTTCAGAGGGCGGTTTTTGTTCCCGAGGGCAGTCATATCGTGAAGTTTTCTTGCCGGCCTCTTTCTTTTGTAGCAGGCTTTGTCATAACAGTTCTTTCTCTTATTTTTATCCTCTACAAAAGGTTGCCGGCGCCGGTTAAAAAGCCGGGCAGGATTTAAGAGGACAGACGCGGATTTTTAAAAGACAGGTCTACGTGGCTGGCCCTTTTTTTCTGAAAAGTTTTGCGGCGGAATACAGATTTATAAAGACGAGCAGTAAGACCGGCGGCAGCCAGTAACGCGCCCTTATTCCCATTGCGCGCAAATTCAGAAACCAGAAGTCCAAACCGTCAAAATGCCGTGCGCGCCAAACCTGTGTGTAAGTTCGACCTTTTTCAATACGGGGAGAAGGTTTTGTCAGACATTGCGAGGCCTGTTTCAGCTGGTGGATGACCTGATTTTTGTGCAGCGGCTGTAAAAAGAAATTCATGGGGTTGGCAATAACAGCGCTAAGCTGAAAAGTAAAGCTTATGAAGAACAGGGTATAAAAAAAATAAGACAGGATTTTATTTTTGTTTTCTTTCAAAAAAAACACCGTGATCAGTGCGAAAAAGGGGAGAACTCCCATCAGAAAGCGTGTGCCCCAGCACCATCTGCCGTCTATGCGGTTAAGAACTATAAGCAACAAAATCGTTTGCAGGGCTATTATCGCGGGAAGAATAAGCGCCTTTTTTTTCTTCAGGAAAAACAATCCCCCGATGAAAAAAACCAGAACGGGATTAAAGAAAAAGAAGCCCGTTTCCCCGTCCAGTAAAACTTTGTATAAGCCGTTCAGAAAAGATCTTTCTGGCTCTTGCGGAATTGCCATAGCAACCCGGGCGTCCATAATTATTTTACCGAACCTGTACCAGTTGTGATATAAAATTAACGCGGTGAAAACCGCTATGGGAATCAGAAATAATAACAGATCGGATATCATGATTTTTTTATCTTTACGGTCTTTGTAGGCGATATACAGTACAAACCAGAGCGCCGCCGGGAGCATCTCAATCCTGGTAAGGAATAACAATCCGAAAGCCGCCGCGCAAAGAACAATATGCGATCGGGCACGGCTTTCATCCCACATTAAAATAAAAAGAAAGGAGCAGTAGGAATGACGCGGGGGTGTGGGCAAAAAAGTTAGCGGAATATACCCATGCCATCGTGCCGGCGCCGTAAAGGAAGGCCAGGAGCAGCGAAAGGCGGTAGCCGAACTTAAGTTTTGTTGCGATCATAAACAGCAGAAGGCATGCGCCGGCGGCAAAAACTGTGTTCTGGGCCGACACGAAAAACTGTTTCAGAAAATCTGTCTTGAAGATTTTATCCGCAAGTTTCCCGGCCGCGTAAAAGGGCAGAGCCAGTATTGATTGTCCGAGTTCATACCAAGAATATTTTTTCCCGCTGGTTGTTTTGATCGTGAAAGGGCTTTCCGGTATTTCAAGTGATTGTTTTTCAACGATGTTTTTGGTGACCATATACATCGCGAAATGGTCGTTGGAATAGAAGTGACCTCCCATCGTCAGCAGATACAGCGACAGGAAAAACAGGAATATATATTTTCTCATAAACTGATTTTATATTAATGGCGCTTTTATGTAAATGCGGGGTGAATTTATCAGAGCCTTTCCGCGCCCACTATCCGCGGCTCGGCGCACCACTTCCTCCGGATGTCTTTTTTTTGTACACTGTGGAAATGATAAATTTAGGAGGTTGTCAATGTTAGGATTCGGAAGAAAAAAGGAAAAGGAAGTCAGGGTTCTGATATGCCAGCATCTTGAGAGCGTCCGCGCCACCGTGGAAGAAATGAAGCTCTCAATGAACGAATATCTCGCCGGCGATATTAAAAACGCCAAAGAGAACGGTTTTCAGGCGCATCGCCTGGAAAAAGTGGCCGACGCCGGACGCAGGGAGATAATAGAGAAACTGCACAAAGGGGCATTCCTTCCGGTTTTCAGGGAAGACCTCATCCGGCTCGTCGCCCAGCAGGACAAAATAGCCGACAGGGCGGAGAGCTGCTGTGACTTCTTCCTGACTCAGAGGCCAGCTGTTCCCGAAAAGTTCATGGAACAATTCAAAGAACTCATGAATGCTTCGGCCACGACGATCACCCCCTACGTTAAAGCCATTGAAAACATGTTCTCGGATTATACTGTGGTCAAGACGAATATAAGGGAAGTCAATACGCAGGAAGAAAAAGCCGACACGGTTGAATGGCACCTCACGAGGGATATCTTCTGTTCGGATCTTCCCCTTGCTGAAAAACTGCATCTGCGCAGGCTCATATCGCATGTCGTGTGCATATCGGATGTCATAGAGGACGCTGCCGACGATCTTGACATCCTGATGGTGAAATACCAGATTTAATCATTTCTGATACAGGACATGTTTAATCTTCTTCCAGGCATTTATCTCGGTTGGGGCCTCGGCGCTAATGACGCCGCCAATGTTTTCGGCCCCCAGGCGCATTCGGGCATAATAAGTTACCGAGGCGCCATTCTTTTTACTTCCATCTTCATAATGCTCGGAGCTATGATAGGCGGAGCCAGGGGTTTTGAGCACATAGGCGCGATGGTGCAGGGTCTCACCCCGGCGGAGATATTTATCGTGACGCTCTCGGCGGGCATTATGATGAATCTGATGAGTTTCGCGAAAATACCAGCTTCAACTTCGCATTCTATCGTGGGTTCCATGATAGGCGCGGGCCTGGCCGCGGGCAGCGCGGTGGAT
This Candidatus Omnitrophota bacterium DNA region includes the following protein-coding sequences:
- a CDS encoding YfhO family protein, with amino-acid sequence MKNKLSLGIVAVIILAAVLIFFRSIVFSSLTFFMRDTIIQFFPWSFFKSACLRQGIIPFWNPFSHCGMPFAAAMQPAVYYPPNIIFYVLNFVSAYKIYIVFHIFIAFISMFLLMRETGLDEEESFLSGMIFAFNGYILTKIEFLSVLGTSVWLPAAFLILMKSRSRTDFKRISALALVFAFQFLAGHPQILFYELFALFLYCTAVFFFTEQKQTKPFLTLTLSGILALMIAAVQFIPSLEFVLNSIRGRGLPGEIVMTNSFSLGMFINFFNPFLRYSSNDWPYGCYVGIIAFMLFLFSVKSSSRSVKFYLSLFVISIFVALGANNPVFGFIIKAFPFLKAFRYPATILYLSVFAVAASAGYALGALRVSKKIKILLVFAVFIELFITGQKFNNKLDKRIFTVYCDKINFLRKQDGFFRYFVSPKTTAARTDYDWSAWKDNLYGDTGLPFGLYNAAGQNIELTDYNEFSRRLYSSGNADKAQKLLSIMSVRFLLADYKIESEQWKLSFENPKALYNVRIYENKAFLPRVYFADKAKVLTKDKILDYMESDAFNPRDEVVLQKEVRATTENVNIGKIAKAVITEDIINEISVTVYAPRDAWLVMTDAFYPGWKASVDGKKTEILKANYFQRAVFVPEGSHIVKFSCRPLSFVAGFVITVLSLIFILYKRLPAPVKKPGRI
- a CDS encoding TIGR00153 family protein, which encodes MRGEFIRAFPRPLSAARRTTSSGCLFFVHCGNDKFRRLSMLGFGRKKEKEVRVLICQHLESVRATVEEMKLSMNEYLAGDIKNAKENGFQAHRLEKVADAGRREIIEKLHKGAFLPVFREDLIRLVAQQDKIADRAESCCDFFLTQRPAVPEKFMEQFKELMNASATTITPYVKAIENMFSDYTVVKTNIREVNTQEEKADTVEWHLTRDIFCSDLPLAEKLHLRRLISHVVCISDVIEDAADDLDILMVKYQI